From Drosophila nasuta strain 15112-1781.00 chromosome X, ASM2355853v1, whole genome shotgun sequence, one genomic window encodes:
- the LOC132796433 gene encoding serine/threonine-protein kinase Tao isoform X1 produces the protein MPSARPGSLKDPEIADLFNKHDPEKIFEDLREIGHGSFGAVYYARCNLNKEIVAIKKMSYTGKQSQEKWQDILKEIRFLRQLNHPNTIEYKGCYLRESTAWLVMEYCVGSASDIIEVHKKPLHEDEIAAICLGVLSGLSYLHSLGRIHRDIKAGNILLTDNGVVKLADFGSAAIKCPANSFVGTPYWMAPEVILAMDEGQYDGKVDVWSLGITCIELAERKPPYFNMNAMSALYHIAQNESPTLPKNDWSDTFYNFVDLCLKKTPAERPSSAKLLQHAYVTRPRSETVLLELIARTKSAVRELDNLNYRKMKKILMVDTCETESAVGDTDDQQDDHAGGDSSKSNSITSEHSIHSVGVSAASSQSSSSNSIPAAAQNHHHIGAHHHQAAAVAAAMHHQRELQQQQHQHLGNWSNAQQQSQSVVAGGGGGGAVSRNSSRHRNLPPLPNIMHSMNNNVTPTNSASVVPAPAPAPSSMSVMPPHLGVALGHGTVGGGSSSGGSPAGGDHRLPGLGPRYLSTPAAQAAVYAATSASSQAAISNAVNDHGPNNFATIRTTSIVTKQQKEHMQEEMHEQMSGYKRMRREHQATLLKLEEKCKVEMETHKSALDKEYDNLLHNFTRELDRLGAKHQQDLERRSKQTTTAEKKLHKEITLKQEGDRKAYDLNRKKEYKANKERWKRELSMDESTPKRQRDLTLQSQKDNLKQHEAQEEQRMLQAQKQYIELEMRKFKRRRMILLHDLENQLLRDELSKKQHQLEQAHGMLLKHHEKTQELEYRQQKSVHQLREEQINKQHDTELHNQKDYMDRIKKELVRKHALELRQQPKSLKQKELQIRKQFRETCKTQTKQYKRYKAQVLQTTPKEQQKEVIKQLKEEKHRKLTLLGEQYEQSISDMLQSQSYKLDESQVIECQRTNEQLEYELDMLTAYQNKNKKQAQEQRDRERRELENRVSVRRGLLENKMDGELQQFNLERAERLRMKHEKHSKELEAFDNESIALGFSTLSLTEVSRETYPDEEGSLSGSMISLAHSNSSTSFPAGSL, from the exons ATGCCATCGGCACGTCCTGGTAGTCTCAAAGATCCGGAAATAGCCGATCTATTCAACAAACATGATCCGGAGAAGATCTTTGAGGATTTGCGTGAAATTGGCCATGGCTCCTTTGGGGCCGTCTACTATGCTCGCTGCAATCTCAACAAGGAGATTGTGGCCATCAAGAAGATGTCCTACACCGGCAAGCAGAGCCAAGAGAAATGGCAGGACATCCTCAAGGAGATACG GTTCTTGCGTCAATTGAATCATCCGAATACGATTGAATACAAGGGTTGCTATCTCCGAGAATCTACAGCCTGGCTGGTGATGGAATACTGTGTGGGTTCCGCCTCCGACATCATTGAGGTACACAAGAAGCCATTGCACGAGGATGAGATCGCTGCCATTTGCCTGGGCGTGCTCAGTGGATTGAGTTATCTCCACTCCCTTGGGCGCATTCATCGCGACATCAAAGCgggcaacattttgttgacGGACAACGGTGTCGTGAAACTGGCGGATTTTGGTAGTGCAGCCATCAAATGCCCAGCAAATAGTTTCGTCGGCACACCATATTGGATGGCGCCAGAGGTGATACTGGCCATGGATGAGGGTCAATACGATGGCAAAGTGGATGTCTGGTCGCTGGGCATCACGTGCATTGAGTTGGCCGAACGCAAGCCTCCATACTTCAATATGAATGCCATGTCCGCACTTTATCACATTGCCCAGAACGAATCGCCCACGTTGCCC AAAAACGACTGGTCGGATACGTTCTACAATTTTGTGGACCTCTGCCTAAAGAAGACGCCCGCGGAGCGACCCTCATCGGCCAAACTGTTGCAGCATGCGTATGTGACGCGTCCGCGATCGGAGACAGTGCTGCTCGAGCTGATTGCACGCACCAAATCCGCGGTGCGTGAGCTGGACAACCTCAACTATCGCAAAATGAAGAAGATACTCATGGTGGACACATGCGAAACGGAGAGCGCTGTCGGCGACACCGATGATCAGCAGGACGACCATGCTGGAGgcgacagcagcaagagcaataGTATTACTTCCGAACACTCCATACACTCCGTGGGTGTATCGGCGGCCAGTAGTCAG AGCTCCTCGTCGAATTCCATACCGGCTGCAGCGCAAAATCACCACCATATCGGAGCGCATCACCATCAGGCTGCCGCTGTGGCCGCCGCCATGCATCATCAGCgcgagctgcagcagcaacagcatcagcatctgGGCAACTGGTCCAATGCccagcagcagtcgcagtcTGTTGTGGCCGGCGGAGGAGGCGGCGGCGCCGTTTCGCGTAACTCGTCGCGACATCGCAATCTGCCGCCGTTGCCCAACATCATGCACAGCATGAACAACAATGTGACGCCTACGAATTCGGCATCTGTGGTGCCGGCGCCAGCTCCAGCGCCGTCCTCCATGTCCGTGATGCCGCCCCATTTGGGAGTCGCCCTCGGCCATGGCACCGTGGGAGGCGGTAGCAGCAGCGGCGGTTCGCCGGCAGGCGGAGATCATCGCTTGCCGGGATTGGGACCGCGCTATCTATCAACGCCAGCCGCACAGGCGGCGGTGTATGCGGCCACATCGGCATCCTCGCAGGCGGCCATCTCCAATGCGGTCAACGATCATGGACCCAACAATTTTGCCACCATACGGACCACCAGCATTGTGACCAAGCAGCAGAAGGAGCACATGCAG GAGGAGATGCACGAACAAATGTCGGGATACAAGCGGATGCGACGTGAGCATCAGGCGACGCTCCTGAAGCTCGAGGAGAAGTGCAAGGTGGAGATGGAAACGCACAAATCGGCGCTGGATAAGGAGTATGATAATCTATTGCATAATTTCACCAGAGAACTGGATCGTCTCGGG GCCAAGCATCAGCAGGACTTGGAGCGACGCTCGAAGCAGACGACAACGGCCGAGAAGAAACTACATAAAGAGATTACGTTGAAGCAGGAGGGAGATCGCAAGGCGTACGATTTGAATCGCAAAAAGGAATACAAAGCGAACAAGGAGCGCTGGAAACGTGAACTCTCGATGGACGAGTCGACGCCAAAGCGACAGCGTGATTTAACCTTGCAATCGCAAAAGGATAATCTAAAGCAGCACGAGGCACAGGAGGAGCAACGCATGCTGCAGGCCCAAAAGCAATACATTGAGCTCGAGATGCGCAAATTCAAGCGAAGACGCATGATTCTGTTGCACGATCTGGAGAATCAGCTATTGCGCGAT GAGCTGAGCAAGAAACAACATCAGCTGGAACAGGCGCATGGCATGCTGTTGAAACACCACGAAAAGACACAGGAGCTGGAGTATCGCCAACAGAAGAGCGTGCATCAGTTGCGCGAGGAACAG ATAAACAAGCAACACGACACGGAGTTGCACAATCAAAAAGACTATATGGATCGCATTAAGAAGGAGCTGGTACGCAAGCATGCGCTCGAGCTAAGACAACAGCCCAAGAGCCTTAAG CAAAAGGAGCTGCAGATACGTAAACAGTTTCGCGAGACGTGCAAAACGCAAACGAAACAATATAAACGCTACAAGGCGCAAGTGCTGCAAACGACACCCAAAGAACAACAGAAGGAGGTTATCAAGCAGCTTAAGGAGGAGAAGCATCGCAAGCTCACGCTGCTGGGTGAACAG TATGAACAAAGCATTTCCGACATGCTCCAAAGTCAAAGTTATAAACTGGACGAGAGTCAAGTGATCGAGTGCCAACGTACCAATGAGCAATTGGAATACGAACTGGATATGCTCACAGCCTAtcagaacaagaacaagaagcAGGCGCAGGAGCAGCGCGATCGTGAGCGTCGCGAGCTCGAGAATCGTGTTAGCGTGCGGCGTGGCCTCTTGGAGAATAAG ATGGATGGCGAACTGCAGCAATTCAATCTGGAACGTGCCGAGCGCTTGCGTATGAAACACGAGAAGCATTCGAAAGAATTGGAAGCTTTTGATAATGAATCAATAGCCTTAGGTTTCAG CACTTTATCACTAACTGAGGTATCACGCGAGACCTATCCGGATGAGGAGGGTAGTCTGTCTGGTTCCATGATTAGTTTAGCCCATAGCAATAGTTCAACAAGTTTTCCGGCTGGTTCGCTATAg
- the LOC132796436 gene encoding vacuolar protein sorting-associated protein 33A → MFPHLKSERVNLQLLQESACRELVQQLDAIHGSKVIVLDEAMIGPLGLVTKPNLFRERSIDLLPLKPEMRFPKELSNIVYIVRPQVALMDQLVAHVKTNSQHGRQFHILFVPRRSCLCIKQLENKEVMGAFGRLEELPWNFLPLDADVVSMEMLHAYRDVSIDGDTTALYQAAIGLVQLQRLYGRIPKIYGKGVQAQLVWDHAKQLAIDEKSLYNGDKGAIDQLILLDRGIDLLSPLATQLTYEGLIDEFYGIRQNQLTLPAEHFPSYNAVNSSSTAANAARAAEESERLLSDRGQRKTLMLHSGEELYAELRNKNFNEVRMLLVRKVKEIQEQMNLNSQQQSVQEIKSFVERMPQMLEQKRATSDHTAIAGLIDEQLKSYAFNDDLAAEQEFMVCADIDKSSSYIEDLIARHSELHNVLRLICLQCAAASGFKERVLNHYKRELAHVYGLEVLLTISNLEKAGLLHAQTESRAYAVLRKTLHLTVDDSVEVNPKDISYVHSFYAPLTARLVEHSLKPLGWQSLKSQINNLPGPTFEDFQVPLIGIGGRHGGGGTPSETSLLHARRVVLVLFVGGCTFAEIAALRFLAAQEDNNVQFVIATTKIINKRTFLESVMGS, encoded by the exons aTGTTTCCTCACTTGAAGAGTGAACGCGTCAatctgcaactgctgcaggaGTCCGCATGCCGCGAACTGGTGCAACAGCTCGACGCCATACATGGCTCCAAAGTGATTGTGCTGGACGAGGCAATGATTGGGCCACTCGGTCTGGTGACCAAACCGAATCTCTTCAGAGAGCGCTCCATTGATTTGTTGCCCCTTAAGCCGGAGATGCGTTTCCCCAAGGAGCTAAGCAACATTGTGTACATTGTTCGGCCACAGGTGGCGCTCATGGATCAGCTGGTTGCGCATGTGAAAACCAACAGTCAACATGGCCGGCAATTTCATATTCTCTTCGTGCCACGGCGCTCGTGTCTGTGCATCAAGCAGCTGGAGAACAAAGAGGTGATGGGCGCATTTGGACGGCTTGAGGAGTTGCCCTGGAACTTTCTGCCCCTCGATGCGGATGTGGTGAGCATGGAAATGCTGCATGCATATCGTGATGTCAGCATCGATGGCGACACCACAGCGCTGTATCAGGCGGCCATTGGATTGGTGCAATTGCAGCGTCTCTACGGACGCATACCCAAGATCTATGGCAAGGGTGTCCAGGCGCAGCTGGTGTGGGATCATGCCAAGCAGCTGGCCATCGATGAGAAGTCACTGTACAACGGCGATAAGGGCGCCATCGATCAGCTCATTCTGTTGGATCGTGGCATCGATCTGCTGTCGCCGCTGGCCACCCAATTAACATACGAGGGACTGATTGATGAGTTCTATGGCATACGACAGAATCAACTGACGCTCCCCGCTGAGCATTTTCCCTCCTACAATGCAGTCAATTCGTCGTCCACAGCTGCGAATGCTGCCCGTGCTGCTGAGGAGTCGGAACGCTTGCTGTCGGACAGAGGACAGCGCAAGACGCTGATGCTGCACTCGGGCGAGGAGCTGTATGCGGAGTTGCGCAACAAGAACTTTAACGAGGTGCGCATGCTGCTCGTGCGCAAGGTGAAGGAAATCCAGGAGCAGATGAATTTGAATTCCCAGCAGCAATCGGTGCAGGAGATCAAGAGCTTTGTCGAGCGTATGCCACAGATGCTGGAACAGAAGCGTGCCACCTCGGATCACACAGCCATCGCGGGTCTGATCGATGAGCAACTGAAGAGCTATGCTTTCAACGATGACCTCGCCGCCGAGCAGGAGTTCATGGTGTGTGCGGACATCGACAAGTCGAGCTCGTACATTGAGGATCTCATTGCTCGCCACTCGGAGCTGCACAATGTGCTGCGCCTGATTTGTCTGCAGTGCGCCGCCGCCTCCGGTTTCAAGGAGCGTGTGCTCAACCATTACAAGCGCGAGCTGGCCCATGTCTATGGGCTGGAGGTGCTGCTGACCATCAGCAATCTGGAGAAGGCGGGTCTGCTGCATGCCCAGACCGAATCGCGTGCTTACGCCGTGCTGCGCAAG ACACTTCACCTGACCGTGGACGACAGCGTCGAGGTGAATCCCAAGGACATCAGCTACGTGCACAGCTTCTATGCTCCGTTGACCGCTCGCCTCGTCGAGCACTCGCTGAAGCCGCTTGGTTGGCAGTCGCTCAAGAGCCAGATCAACAATCTGCCCGGCCCGACGTTCGAGGACTTCCAAGTGCCTCTAATTGGCATCGGGGGACGTCATGGAGGCGGCGGCACGCCCAGCGAGACATCGCTGTTGCATGCGCGACGTGTGGTGCTCGTGCTCTTCGTGGGCGGCTGCACGTTTGCGGAGATTGCGGCGCTGCGATTCTTGGCGGCGCAGGAGGACAACAATGTGCAGTTTGTGATTGCGACAACGAAGATCATCAATAAGCGCACGTTCCTCGAGAGCGTGATGGGATCGTGA
- the LOC132796437 gene encoding DNA-binding protein K10 — MASKGGNQQFQGNNRGMQRQRQQQQQQQRANVRAAIAPYRMPFRPHGPGQGHAQGQGQGQAQMYTSCQMPSDPLYVDFNGPPPEPVPPPPTTAAGNAGGATLAAGGKKKAMKGKQLKGNNNNKQQQLQQQQQQGLNSQFAHQMPPMMMQGGDNGWHPHQQRFHTPNGSRFNAPHRNRAQGPANGRSARHMMGGGVGGPMGGPRRGPGPVNGGGNGPMPPFPPMPPFQGPMPPMHCPMPHMGGPPPPPPPPFMRRNGRGLPNHPHHPHHHHHPPMPLPLMGPHMMGGPRGMRPLRGMPPGGIPGAPFNMAHMNGNMNGRKITKPNAQLVKQAVRGKSSIKTLEDLVNQYPIDKPWVNDEIRAIHGEKLDIENRLKGNKDDELFAKFKVQRDRFVALYEAARESYLKREAASVMAKDATDKDKDNEKKADLNQNAVATKIEKSELSKETETDKEKEKEKETETVKETETETDHKTENDNENEKESDGSSPITTIRITTIFNKYNNY, encoded by the exons ATGGCATCGAAGGGCGGCAATCAGCAATTCCAAGGTAACAACCGTGGCATGCAGCgccagcgacagcagcaacaacagcagcagcgtgcCAACGTTCGTGCGGCTATTGCACCTTATCGTATGCCTTTCCGTCCGCACGGCCCGGGCCAGGGCCATGCACAGGGACAGGGGCAGGGTCAGGCGCAGATGTACACGTCCTGCCAGATGCCCAGTGATCCGCTCTACGTTGACTTCAATGGTCCGCCACCGGAGCCAGTTCCACCGCCGCCGACAACTGCAGCAGGAAATGCGGGAGGCGCAACTTTGGCTGCGGGTGGCAAGAAGAAGGCGATGAAGGGTAAACAGCTGAAgggtaacaataacaacaaacagcaacagttgcagcaacaacagcaacagggaCTCAATTCGCAGTTTGCACATCAAATGCCCCCTATGATGATGCAAGGCGGCGATAACGGCTGGCATCCGCATCAGCAGCGTTTCCACACACCCAATGGCAGTCGGTTCAATGCACCGCATCGCAATCGCGCCCAGGGACCAGCAAATGGACGCTCCGCCCGCCATATGATGGGCGGCGGCGTCGGCGGACCAATGGGCGGTCCACGACGGGGTCCGGGACCAGTTAATGGCGGTGGCAATGGACCAATGCCACCATTTCCACCGATGCCACCATTCCAAGGACCAATGCCGCCCATGCACTGCCCTATGCCACACATGGGAGGgccaccgccaccaccgccgccaccaTTTATGCGTCGCAATGGACGCGGTCTGCCCAATCATCCACATCATCcccaccatcatcatcatccgcCCATGCCGCTGCCCTTGATGGGGCCACACATGATGGGTGGGCCACGCGGCATGCGTCCGTTGCGTGGCATGCCACCGGGTGGCATTCCGGGTGCACCGTTCAACATGGCCCATATGAATGGCAATATGAATGGCAGGAAAATCACCAAACCGAATGCACAGCTGGTAAAGCAGGCGGTGCGGGGGAAGAGCAGTATCAAGACATTGGAGGATCTGGTTAATCAGTATCCCATCGATAAGCCGTGGGTCAACGATGAGATACGTGCCATCCACGGGGAGAAACTGGATATTGAGAATCGGCTGAAGGGCAACAAGGACGATGAGCTCTTTGCCAAGTTCAAGGTGCAACGCGATCGTTTTGTCGCGCTCTATGAGGCGGCGCGGGAGAGTTACCTAAAGCGAGAAGCCGCGTCGGTGATGGCCAAG GATGCCACAGACAAAGATAAAGACAATGAGAAAAAAGCAGATTTAAATCAGAACGCCGTCGCGACTAAGATCGAAAAGTCAGAGCTGtcgaaagagacagagacagacaaagagaaagagaaagagaaagaaacagaaacagttaaagaaacagaaacagaaactgatcataaaactgaaaacgataatgagaatgagaaagagagcgatGGGTCAAGTCCAATAACTACCATAAGAATTAcaacaatattcaataaatacaataactaTTAG
- the LOC132796433 gene encoding serine/threonine-protein kinase Tao isoform X2 codes for MPSARPGSLKDPEIADLFNKHDPEKIFEDLREIGHGSFGAVYYARCNLNKEIVAIKKMSYTGKQSQEKWQDILKEIRFLRQLNHPNTIEYKGCYLRESTAWLVMEYCVGSASDIIEVHKKPLHEDEIAAICLGVLSGLSYLHSLGRIHRDIKAGNILLTDNGVVKLADFGSAAIKCPANSFVGTPYWMAPEVILAMDEGQYDGKVDVWSLGITCIELAERKPPYFNMNAMSALYHIAQNESPTLPKNDWSDTFYNFVDLCLKKTPAERPSSAKLLQHAYVTRPRSETVLLELIARTKSAVRELDNLNYRKMKKILMVDTCETESAVGDTDDQQDDHAGGDSSKSNSITSEHSIHSVGVSAASSQSSSSNSIPAAAQNHHHIGAHHHQAAAVAAAMHHQRELQQQQHQHLGNWSNAQQQSQSVVAGGGGGGAVSRNSSRHRNLPPLPNIMHSMNNNVTPTNSASVVPAPAPAPSSMSVMPPHLGVALGHGTVGGGSSSGGSPAGGDHRLPGLGPRYLSTPAAQAAVYAATSASSQAAISNAVNDHGPNNFATIRTTSIVTKQQKEHMQARYNFCSHLLCGGGSVASGSGKGNGGCSSYCCCCYCCCCFFSEPEAAADLDDHDDGGDFFHKKHTKQIHSQSQHQHKLNHFPCVIS; via the exons ATGCCATCGGCACGTCCTGGTAGTCTCAAAGATCCGGAAATAGCCGATCTATTCAACAAACATGATCCGGAGAAGATCTTTGAGGATTTGCGTGAAATTGGCCATGGCTCCTTTGGGGCCGTCTACTATGCTCGCTGCAATCTCAACAAGGAGATTGTGGCCATCAAGAAGATGTCCTACACCGGCAAGCAGAGCCAAGAGAAATGGCAGGACATCCTCAAGGAGATACG GTTCTTGCGTCAATTGAATCATCCGAATACGATTGAATACAAGGGTTGCTATCTCCGAGAATCTACAGCCTGGCTGGTGATGGAATACTGTGTGGGTTCCGCCTCCGACATCATTGAGGTACACAAGAAGCCATTGCACGAGGATGAGATCGCTGCCATTTGCCTGGGCGTGCTCAGTGGATTGAGTTATCTCCACTCCCTTGGGCGCATTCATCGCGACATCAAAGCgggcaacattttgttgacGGACAACGGTGTCGTGAAACTGGCGGATTTTGGTAGTGCAGCCATCAAATGCCCAGCAAATAGTTTCGTCGGCACACCATATTGGATGGCGCCAGAGGTGATACTGGCCATGGATGAGGGTCAATACGATGGCAAAGTGGATGTCTGGTCGCTGGGCATCACGTGCATTGAGTTGGCCGAACGCAAGCCTCCATACTTCAATATGAATGCCATGTCCGCACTTTATCACATTGCCCAGAACGAATCGCCCACGTTGCCC AAAAACGACTGGTCGGATACGTTCTACAATTTTGTGGACCTCTGCCTAAAGAAGACGCCCGCGGAGCGACCCTCATCGGCCAAACTGTTGCAGCATGCGTATGTGACGCGTCCGCGATCGGAGACAGTGCTGCTCGAGCTGATTGCACGCACCAAATCCGCGGTGCGTGAGCTGGACAACCTCAACTATCGCAAAATGAAGAAGATACTCATGGTGGACACATGCGAAACGGAGAGCGCTGTCGGCGACACCGATGATCAGCAGGACGACCATGCTGGAGgcgacagcagcaagagcaataGTATTACTTCCGAACACTCCATACACTCCGTGGGTGTATCGGCGGCCAGTAGTCAG AGCTCCTCGTCGAATTCCATACCGGCTGCAGCGCAAAATCACCACCATATCGGAGCGCATCACCATCAGGCTGCCGCTGTGGCCGCCGCCATGCATCATCAGCgcgagctgcagcagcaacagcatcagcatctgGGCAACTGGTCCAATGCccagcagcagtcgcagtcTGTTGTGGCCGGCGGAGGAGGCGGCGGCGCCGTTTCGCGTAACTCGTCGCGACATCGCAATCTGCCGCCGTTGCCCAACATCATGCACAGCATGAACAACAATGTGACGCCTACGAATTCGGCATCTGTGGTGCCGGCGCCAGCTCCAGCGCCGTCCTCCATGTCCGTGATGCCGCCCCATTTGGGAGTCGCCCTCGGCCATGGCACCGTGGGAGGCGGTAGCAGCAGCGGCGGTTCGCCGGCAGGCGGAGATCATCGCTTGCCGGGATTGGGACCGCGCTATCTATCAACGCCAGCCGCACAGGCGGCGGTGTATGCGGCCACATCGGCATCCTCGCAGGCGGCCATCTCCAATGCGGTCAACGATCATGGACCCAACAATTTTGCCACCATACGGACCACCAGCATTGTGACCAAGCAGCAGAAGGAGCACATGCAG GCGCGCTATAACTTCTGTTCACATCTGCTGTGTGGTGGCGGCAGCGTCGCGAGCGGGAGTGGAAAGGGGAACGGGGGCTGTAGCtcttattgctgttgttgttactgctgctgttgcttcttcaGCGAGCCggaagctgctgctgatctTGATGACCATGATGACGGTGGCGACTTCTTCCACAAGAAGCACACAAAGCAAATCCACAGCCAAAGCCAACATCAACACAAACTAAACCATTTCCCCTGTGTGATTTCCTAA
- the LOC132796433 gene encoding serine/threonine-protein kinase Tao isoform X3, whose protein sequence is MHFFARCLCSSLEVKADWALNESFEEMHEQMSGYKRMRREHQATLLKLEEKCKVEMETHKSALDKEYDNLLHNFTRELDRLGAKHQQDLERRSKQTTTAEKKLHKEITLKQEGDRKAYDLNRKKEYKANKERWKRELSMDESTPKRQRDLTLQSQKDNLKQHEAQEEQRMLQAQKQYIELEMRKFKRRRMILLHDLENQLLRDELSKKQHQLEQAHGMLLKHHEKTQELEYRQQKSVHQLREEQINKQHDTELHNQKDYMDRIKKELVRKHALELRQQPKSLKQKELQIRKQFRETCKTQTKQYKRYKAQVLQTTPKEQQKEVIKQLKEEKHRKLTLLGEQYEQSISDMLQSQSYKLDESQVIECQRTNEQLEYELDMLTAYQNKNKKQAQEQRDRERRELENRVSVRRGLLENKMDGELQQFNLERAERLRMKHEKHSKELEAFDNESIALGFSTLSLTEVSRETYPDEEGSLSGSMISLAHSNSSTSFPAGSL, encoded by the exons ATGCATTTCTTTGCTCGTTGCCTTTGCTCCAGTTTGGAGGTTAAGGCCGATTGGGCGCTTAACGAAAGTTTT GAGGAGATGCACGAACAAATGTCGGGATACAAGCGGATGCGACGTGAGCATCAGGCGACGCTCCTGAAGCTCGAGGAGAAGTGCAAGGTGGAGATGGAAACGCACAAATCGGCGCTGGATAAGGAGTATGATAATCTATTGCATAATTTCACCAGAGAACTGGATCGTCTCGGG GCCAAGCATCAGCAGGACTTGGAGCGACGCTCGAAGCAGACGACAACGGCCGAGAAGAAACTACATAAAGAGATTACGTTGAAGCAGGAGGGAGATCGCAAGGCGTACGATTTGAATCGCAAAAAGGAATACAAAGCGAACAAGGAGCGCTGGAAACGTGAACTCTCGATGGACGAGTCGACGCCAAAGCGACAGCGTGATTTAACCTTGCAATCGCAAAAGGATAATCTAAAGCAGCACGAGGCACAGGAGGAGCAACGCATGCTGCAGGCCCAAAAGCAATACATTGAGCTCGAGATGCGCAAATTCAAGCGAAGACGCATGATTCTGTTGCACGATCTGGAGAATCAGCTATTGCGCGAT GAGCTGAGCAAGAAACAACATCAGCTGGAACAGGCGCATGGCATGCTGTTGAAACACCACGAAAAGACACAGGAGCTGGAGTATCGCCAACAGAAGAGCGTGCATCAGTTGCGCGAGGAACAG ATAAACAAGCAACACGACACGGAGTTGCACAATCAAAAAGACTATATGGATCGCATTAAGAAGGAGCTGGTACGCAAGCATGCGCTCGAGCTAAGACAACAGCCCAAGAGCCTTAAG CAAAAGGAGCTGCAGATACGTAAACAGTTTCGCGAGACGTGCAAAACGCAAACGAAACAATATAAACGCTACAAGGCGCAAGTGCTGCAAACGACACCCAAAGAACAACAGAAGGAGGTTATCAAGCAGCTTAAGGAGGAGAAGCATCGCAAGCTCACGCTGCTGGGTGAACAG TATGAACAAAGCATTTCCGACATGCTCCAAAGTCAAAGTTATAAACTGGACGAGAGTCAAGTGATCGAGTGCCAACGTACCAATGAGCAATTGGAATACGAACTGGATATGCTCACAGCCTAtcagaacaagaacaagaagcAGGCGCAGGAGCAGCGCGATCGTGAGCGTCGCGAGCTCGAGAATCGTGTTAGCGTGCGGCGTGGCCTCTTGGAGAATAAG ATGGATGGCGAACTGCAGCAATTCAATCTGGAACGTGCCGAGCGCTTGCGTATGAAACACGAGAAGCATTCGAAAGAATTGGAAGCTTTTGATAATGAATCAATAGCCTTAGGTTTCAG CACTTTATCACTAACTGAGGTATCACGCGAGACCTATCCGGATGAGGAGGGTAGTCTGTCTGGTTCCATGATTAGTTTAGCCCATAGCAATAGTTCAACAAGTTTTCCGGCTGGTTCGCTATAg